ACCAGGCTCCACCCTGCCAATATTCGTTATCGGTAACGTTCTTAACAGCAACCTCCACACTGGAAACACCTGCCCCGGGCATCGTATCGGAGCTGGTACCGCTTATAACCGCGGGACTGAAGTAGTTGCCAGAATTAGCCGGGAAGGTAACTACTGAAGCCGGCTGTGTGGAATCGGCAAGATACTGGAAAGTTATACCTGATCCGGGAGTTTCGCTATTTATTGCGCCGTCAACAGCCTTCGAACGGATAAGATACCAGTGTGTTGTTGTATAAGTCGGTCCTGAATAAGTCCACGTTGTCGTTCCCCCGGCATTAAAGGCAAAATCCGGATCAGTGGTGACCCAGGTTGAGCCGGTCCAGTAAGTAGTATTGTCCAGGTCCTTGATATTCAGCAGGATAGTTACTATTCCCGTTGAGGCATCATATGCCGTACCTGAAAGTGTCGGTGAAGCATATATCTGCGAACCGGTAACGGGACTGGTCACGCTGGAAGTAGGAGCAGTAGTATCAAAGGTAAACGAATTACCGGTACCAGGAGTCTCGGAATTACCCGCATTATCAATGCCATATTTACGGATGAGGTAGCTCTTCCCATCTCCCCACGTTGGCGCGGTGTAGTTCCAGTTCTGAAGCCCTGCCGTCGGGGAAAGCCACGTTTCAGAAGCATCCACAAAAGAAGAGCCATTATACCATTTTGTATCCGCAAGGCTCTTTATGGAAATATAGAGAGCGCTCATGCCGCTCGTGGCGTCCGAGGACGTTCCGGTTATAACCGTCAAGGCCTTGATTTTTCCGCCATTTGAAGGCGAAACTATAGTTGTAGTGGGCACTGTAGTATCATACTTAAAGGTTATAAGAGCGGAGCCGGTCTCTGTATTATTTGCGCCGTCCTTACCTCTGGACTTTACTATATATGTCTTACCATCTTCCCAGAGAACCACTGCCCCGTTATAGTTCCAAGCAGTGGTGCCGCCGACATTTACCCAGGCCAGCGGTGTGTCCCAAACAGTGCCTGACCAGTATTTTGTATCTGTTTCGCACTTTAACTGCATTTGAACGAGAGAAACTCCTGTATTTCCGTAAGCAGCATCGGAACAGGTACCGGTAATCCCTTCCGGCGCGATTTTAAGATTTGCATTGCTTGCGGGATAGGTAACCGCGGAAACCGGTGCAAGAGCATCGTAAGTAAAGGACCACGCGGTCCCTACCGTTTCAAGGTTGCCTGCATTATCCTTTGCCATTGTGCTTATTTTATATGTGACGCCGGTGCTCCAGGCAGGAGAAGAGTACGTCCAGCCGGTTGTGCCGGTACAGAAAAGCCAGGACGAACCCGGCTCCCATGAATCTCCGTCCCAATATTGCGTATTATTATTATCAAATATATTAATGGAAACCGAGGAGGTGTCTGACGAAGCCGTTCCTGAAAGAACGGTAAGTGAACTCTTCTTGTCTCCATTCGTAAAAGCAGTTATCGTAGAAGTCGGTTTTGTCGTATCATAAGTAAAGGTGCTGTATGTGCCGGGAGCTTCAATATTGCCTGCGTTATCTTTTGCTTTCGTGTGTATTATATAATCCCCGTCCGAAGGTAACGCCGGCGGGGTGTAACTCCAGGCAGCCGTACCGGTACATACCAACCAGTATTCTACCGGAGAGGAGAAGGAGGTATTATTGTACCAGTTACCGCCCACAAACAATAAACTTATTGAAACACCGGTAGCAGCCGTATCAGAGGAAGACGTACCCGAAATTACGGTAAGCGTGCTTCGCAGAGAGCCGGTAGCGGGATATGCTATCACAGTTGTCGGCGGAGTATTATCAAAACTAAACGAGGATTCCGTAAATGCGCTTTGTGTATTGCTTGCAGCATCTGCCGCCTTAGACTGCACGGTGTAAACTTTGCCTGTTACCCAGGAGGAGATATTATAAATCCAGTTGTTAGTACCGGTTGCACCCAGCCAGTTAAGCGAACCACTAACCCAACTGCCCCCGTTCCATACGGTGCTATCGGTAATATTTTTAATGTTTACCTGGACGCTTACTACCGAAGAAGAAGCATCGGTAGCCGTACCCGAAATCTGACTCAGGGTATTATAGGTGGTTCCATTCAGAGGCGGGTTGATAGTAGAAGAAGGCGGTACATTATCCAGTCTGAAAGTATTACCTGTTCCCGGAGTTTCTACATTGGCAATATTATCCTCAGCCATAGTAACCAGCAAGTAATTCTTATCGGATTCCAGCGCAAACGGAGCCGTACTATAACTCCAGTTTAGCGTACCCGTAGCAGTATGCCAGTAATCTGTTGATCCGCTTACCCAGGAAAGACCGGTGGTAAAGGTTTCCGTATCTGTAAGATTTTTTATAGTAAACTTGACATTATTGACTCCGGCTGTCGCATCCGTTGCCGTACCTGTAAGGTACGGCAGACTATTATAGGTCTGGCTTAAAGGAGCTGCTACTGTTGAAACAGGTTTGGTTGTGTCTATCTTGAACGTAGTGCCAAATCCCGGAGTCTCTATGTTTTCAGTCGGAGTAACAAGATCCTTCGCTCTTGACTGGATAACATAGGTTCTATCGGATGTAAGCGGAGTTACTGAAGTGTCGTAAGTCCATGCAGCAAGACCGGTTGCGCTAACCCAGGCGCTTCCCGCCTGCCAGGTACCTACCCCATCCCAATATAAATTATCAGTAACGTTATAGATCCGTGTTTGAACAACCTGAAGACCTGAGCCGCCGGAGTCTGTCGCAGTTCCAGTAATCCCTGCCAGTGCAGTTTTTACATCATTATTTGAAGGATAAGTTATCACGGAAGAAGGAGAATTATCATCATAGATAAATGTCACACTTGTCCCGGAAGTAGCGGCGTTTGTAGCCGTATCCACGGCTTTTGTCCTGATTATATACTGCTGGTTTGTCCAAGTTGGCGCAGGATAACTCCAGCTTGTTGTTCCGGTTACTCCCTGCCATTGCGTTCCTGCTCCCCCGGAAAAATCAGAGCCGTTATAATACCCGCCAATCTGGTCCTTGATACTTACATATACATTAGTCAAAACACCGGGGGAGGTATCTGAACCAGTACCTGTTATTCCGGCGAGTGTTTTTATCTTTGCTTCGTTTGCAGGTACAGATATTGTTGACAAAGGATTTGTTGTATCATATATAAAACTGACACCTGCGCCGGGAGTTTCAACATTTCCCGCCTGGTCTGTGGCTTTTCCTCTAATAAGAAAATTACCATCACCAGAAATGTTTGTTAGAGTCTTTGTCCAAGTATTTAAACCTGTTACAGTAAGCCAAGTTTCCACACCGGCCGTCCAATCTGTACCACCTGCATACCACTTACCCAAATCGGTATTCTTTACGCTTATTTTTACATCACTTACCAACGCTGCATTATCAGAAGCCGTACCGGAGATAGTAAAAAGCGAATTAAACTGTGAGTTTGTTGCAGGATTGGTTACACTTGAAACTGGTGCTCCATTGTCAAAAAGAAAGCTGTTTGTTGTTGTTGTTGAGACATTTCCGCCATAGTCAGCAGAGTAAAAACTTACATCATAGTTCTTTCCGTTTGAAAACGTTACACTGCTTGTATCGTGCGTCCATGTCGGATCGGCATAAGAAGAGGGGCTTAACCAGGTATCAACGCCCCACGCCGCGCCGGTCCAGTAAAGCGTATCTGTTGTATTCTTAATTTTGAGATAGTTTGTTTTAACGCCGGTCGAAGCCGTATCCGTAGCAAGACCTGTTATCGCAGATAACGCATTGTATTTACCGCCGTTTGAAGGCATAGTAATTGAGGATGTGGGGTTGGTATTGTCTATTCCCCAATAGAAAGGAGCATCACCGTAAGTGACATCCGTCTGTCCTGTCCAATTATTGGTCGTAAGGGAAAAGTAACCTTGATTCTCAGAGGACCCGCCTTGAAAGCCCACCCTGAAATAAGGCGAGGTCGGCGTTGTATCATAATAGGTGTTTGCCAGTATATAATAGCCCGTTCCGGACGCTGAACCCGGAGAGGTAAAATACAACCTGTATTTTTTGTTAGCAAGCAGCGTTATTGGAGAAGGCAATACTTTTGATATCCAGGAATAAGATGTTGTTACATCACCGCTATTGCAAAAGAGTACACCGGTTGTTACAGAGGTAGTATCTGTAATATTATACAGGTTCCAGTACAAACTATCCGCCGGGCTTGAAACCTTTGCAACGTAAGCATAGAGTCTTGCAACATTTGTCTTGGGACCGCCTGTAACTGTGAATATCTCCCCCGCTGAACGAACCGTAGCCCCGGTACCGCAGATATTAACATTAGTTGTCGCTGCGATGGTGGCATCAGCGACAAGAACCAGGCTTCCTTCATAATCAGTAGTACCATAATCAATTACAAATTGCGGCTTACCATCACCAGCAACCCATGCACTTCCATCATAATATTCCGTTTGCAGATCCGGATCATCATACTCTGCAGTTATCGGAGTTGCGGTATTGCACTGATACGTCTGAGAATCAAAAGGAGATTTCTGTCTAAGAGTGGCATAGTCAGACGCACCTAGACTGCCGCCCGATTGATATTGAGTAACTATGTGGTAAACTGTTCCCTGGGTAAGAGTAACGTCCGGGAAATTTATAGTTGTGGTACGTTCCCCATTTCCACCCGTGGTAGCATCCAAAGAACAAAGCCAGGTACCTGTCGGCTCACCGTTGCTGTCGGCTTGAATACCCCATCGGTGTGTTCCCGAGGTACCCGCTTCAGTGGTGCGAAGCCTCATTTGAGTGGCAGTACCGCCCACCCTGCAGGTAAACCTTATACCGTTTTTAATCGTACTATTGGTAATATTGTAAAGATTTGAGCCGGAATTAAAAGCATTTGTATTACCCCAGGTGGTATCAGCAAAGGATTTTATAGGCAGAGAAATAATAAATGAAACTAATACAAATGCAAAAAGAGTTCTTAATAAAATATTAAGAGGGTTGGTGGTTGGTGCCTTCCTTCGGTATGTCCACCCTGCTCTTCTCATGGTCTCCTCGGGTTCGGTAGAACTTTTCCTGATTCTACAGCTATATTATAGCAAACGCTGTGCCAGTTGTCAACAAATACATAGAAATTTGTTATTGTACTGATTCCTAAATACTTCTACGATATTTTTAAAGTAATACTTTAACACACCTACCCCTATTTCTATGGATTCTCTTCCATACATATGGATTCCTTTCCATACAAGCGATATCATCCCCTAAATACAACTTTACAAACCTTAAAAACCTTTTATAATGGTGACAGTCACCGCAAATGCGTTATAGCATAAACTTTTTCTAGTTTTTAGATTTTTTAGACAAAACCTCACCTAAACCCCAATTGTAGCTGCTTGCAGATAGCACCAGCATCCAAAGCTTCAGCAATCACAATGGAATGGTTTCCATATCGCTATTTAGCCTATAATAATCAGTGTTATTCAGCTATTTTCTCCGTGTTTTAGTTATTAATACATTCCGTTGTCTATAAGCAAAACTTTTCTCGATATGTAAGATATATACATGCCAACATCCGTTGACAAAACGAGATAAAAGTCCGTAAGGTCTAAGGTCCATAAAGTAAAATCTTAAAAATATTTTTTAAGATCAAATACCTAAAATATATCAATACCACCTCTAAAAATAACCTTATAAACCTTACAAACCTTTTCTAGCCATCTTTCTCTCGACCCTATGTCCTATAATTCTAAGCTTACCTTTTGCATCGCAGCCAATTACTACATATGACAGATAATCCTGTCCTAAATGATCGTCAATTTCACGTTTTACCCAAATTCCGTAGTTATTTTTGTCCGATAGCACCATTTTTAATAGCTTCTGCACCTCATTCCTGTCAACCGGGATTCCGTGTTTTAACCTATCCACCAGGAAGTGAACTTCGTTTATAGAGTGAGGCACATGGCTGAGCATAAGCACCTCCGGTGAAAACTATTCCACTGATTACAAAGCTACCGGATTCCACTGATACAAACTAGTTCTCTTTTGCTTCTTTCCTTTCGTCTGCTTTCTTTGCCGTACGTCCTGTTTTCTTCTCCTGCTTCTTTTCCTTCACTTTCTTTACTTTTCCCACTTTCTCCACTTTTTTATTGAGCATTTTCCATGCCAGCTTCAAAACATATTACAAAACCTGAATTCTCGCCCTCGCGACCTCAAATACTGTGGAAGTATTTACATATAATGAGGAAGCAATTCCATATTATACCGATAAGAACCGATTGCTATTGACATAAGCGCACATAATGTATATACTTACTAACAAGTAGTGCATATATGTGCGGAGGTAATATGTCAATTAACACACAAAATATCTTAAAATTTTTTAAAGCTACTGGAGGAATAGCTAAATTTTCTGTACTAAGAAAAGCCGGGTTCCATCATGATACAATTAACGCTGTTGTAGCAGAAGATAGAGTAAAAATAATTTCACGCGGGATATATCAGCTGAGCGACCATGATATTGGAACATACCCGGATCTGGTTCTTGCTTCTCTTCAGTCACCGAAGGGAATTATCTGTCTGGCTTCCGCTCTTGCGTTTCATGAAGCAACAACCGAGATTCCCGGTTATGTGGAAATAGCTATCCCCGCACAGACACGAGCAAATAAAATTAAATACCCGCCGGTAAGATTTTACCGATTTGATGAAAATGCGTATAACGCCGGTATTGAAGAACATAAGATCGGATCACAAAAAATAAGGGTTTACTCTCTTGCCAAAACAATAGCTGATTGTTTTAAATTCAGAAGCAAAATAGGCATGGGTATTATCAGGAACGCCATGAAAACAGCAATAATGGAAAAAAATGTAAATCTGAATGAGTTGATAAAACACGCGAAAATTTGCCGGGTTGATAATGTAATTAAACCGGTCCTTGAGGCCATGCTATGAAAGATAATGTCAGGAATATTGCGGCTTCTGTGAAAGCCCGTTTAATGAGTAAAGCGAAGGAAACTAACCGGCCTTTTGCGGAAGTTTTGCAGTATTTTGGTATGGAGAGGTTTCTTTACAGACTCAGCCGGTCAAAATATTCAGAGAAGTTCATTCTTAAAGGCGCCTTAATGTTTACTGTCTGGCAAATTCCGGAGAGAAGAACAACTCTGGACATTGATTTCTTAGCACGTTATGACAATCAAATAGACTCAATTGAAAATGCTATGAAAGATATCTGTGAAATAAGCATTGAATCTGACGGTATTGTTTTTGACCTTTCTACCGTAAAAGGGACCAGAATAAAAGCAGATGCGGATTACGAAGGAGTGCGAATAAAACTTATTGGATTTCTGGAACAGTCAAGAATTCCATTACAAATTGATATAGGATTTGGTGATGTAGTCTATCCAAATCCAAAGACTATAGATTACCCTGTTGTTTTGGATTTTCCCAAACCGCATCTTAAGGGATATCCCGCTGAAAACACTATCAGTGAAAAGTTTGAAGCTATGATAACGCTTGGTTCTTTGAACAGCCGTATGAAGGATTTCTATGATATCTGGCTTTTAATGAGACAGCATGACTTTGACGGAACAAACCTTGCCGCAGCTATTCAAAATACATTTACGCAAAGAAAGATTGAACTTCCGGCGAAGAAACCACTTTTTGCCGAAGAAATCTACGATCACGGCTCCGATCGTCAAAAGCTCTGGAAGGCTTTCATCGTTAAAGAAGAAAGTAAAATCGCACCGGAGCACTTATCTAGTGTAGCAAAAGAGATAGAGGATTTTCTTATTCTACCTGTAAAGGCAATAGCCAAAACAAAAGAATTTAACAAACACTGGAAAGCTCCAGGCCCATGGAAATAGAGTATTTTTTTAATTCAGACTTTGTACTTTCACTTCCAGACTCTGTCTTCCCCTTTTCACTTGCAAATCCTCCAAACATCTAATCTTCAAACCCTCAAACCATCGGACTTCGTCCTTCACGGCCTCGGATGATATTTTTTATGCACTTCACGGAGGCGGGATCTGTCCACATGCGTATATATCTGCGTCGTCGAAATACTTGAATGCCCGAGCATCTCCTGCACGCTTCTGAGATCGGCACCGTGAGTGAGAAGATGCGTGGCAAAGGAATGTCTTAAAGTGTGAGGAGTCACGTGTTTTGCTATACCTGCCGCCGCGGCACGCTTCACTATTATCTTCCAGAGCCAGACCCTGCTGAATTTTTTTCCTCTTTTATTTAAAAATAGCTCTCCGGAAGAGGAGGAGGTTTTCTCGACTAATTCAATGCGTATTTTTCCTATGTATTCATCCACCCAATCCGCCGCTACCTTTCCTACCGGAACTATCCTTTCTTTGCTCCCCTTCCCCATGCACCTTATATACTGCGCAACTGTATCATAGTCATATATTTTCAGATTAGAAACCTCGGAGATGCGCATACCTGTGGCATACATCAACTCGAGGAGCGCGCGGTCCCGGAGATCATCTTTGTCTTTTTGATTTACAGACTCCAGCAGCCTGACAATCTCCTGTTCCGAAAGAACATCCGGCAGTTTTTTCATAAGCCGGGGAGATTCCAGTTCTGCCGCGGGATTTTCCTCCATCTTTTTTTCCAGAGAAAGAAATTTAAAAAAAGTTTTGATCGCAGAAAGTTTTCTTGCAGAAGAAGAGGGATCATATTTCTCCTTCACGGATGAAAAATAATCCAATATGTCATGCTTGGTGATTTTTGCCGCATCACCAATACCTTTTTTTTCGATGAACAGTAAAAACTGATTAATATCATTTTTGTACGAACTCACCGTACTGACAGGATATCGGCGTTCGGTGGAGAGGTACATTAAGAATTCAGGAACTAGTTCCAGCATGAAAACCTCACAAAAAAATGACTAAGGACTATTGACTAATGACTATTTATTGTTGGCGGAAAAACCCCGCCTCATATTTATATTTACACTTTATAATATCGCGGCGCTCTTTTGCCGCGTTCATCAAATAGTCATTAGTCAATAGTCACTAGTACTTTCTTTATTTGATTTCAAATCCGTTGAATTCTTCCGTCGCCTTTTCCCACTCTATCTCCGTATACTTTATATGTGTCGCAAAATATTCCTCTATTTTTTTAAGAAATTCAATCAGATGCTTTTTCTCGCCTTCGGCAATGAGCTCTACCCTGCCGCCTGAAAGATTTTCAACCGTACCCGTAACATTTCCGAGCCGTTCGGCGATATCCTGACAGGTAAAACGAAAACCCACGCCCTGCACGGTACCTGTAAAATAGACATGAACCCTACTAGACATTTAACCCCCCGGGTAAAGCAATCACTAACCTTAAATAATCACTAAGATCTAAGCACTAAATTCTAAACAAAAAACAAATACTTAATAATTAAATCTCAAACTAAATCGTTGGAACTATATTAATATCTTCCTTTTTAGTGCTTAGTGCTTTAATCTTAGTCATTGTTCTTCTTAGTGCTTAGTGCTTTAATCTTAGTCATTGCTTTACTCTTTCGTCCATATTCTTGTATTTAAATTCAAATCTTCTACTATCCCTGTCAAAAGCGCAAGGTCATTATAATACTCCAGCACTACATTAAAATCCAGAAGGGTGGTAAAAAGTTTGGGCTCGAAAAGGTTTTTATTATAAGAAAGGGCAATATAAACTTTTGAATCCACAAACGACATATGTAGAGGCCTTCCTGTTTTTTTCTTGAACTCCATTATTCTTTCCATTAAACTCGTAGAAAGGATGTATCTTGCAGTTACCTGGTTGTCACCGTAGACTGCGAACTCTTTTTCAAACTTCGGATCTTCAAGTTTTATCAGCTTTCCCCTCGTGAAATTATATTCCTGAAGCATCGTTCCGAGAAAACCAAACATTCTTTCAGCCGTATCGGGAAGCACAACCGTAACACCGGCAAAAGTCTTATTAAAATCTGCGATAAAGAAGATACCTCTGAAAATAGTATGCCAGGTGGTACGGACATTCCCTTTACTGTCACGTGATTCCGTCTTATACTCCGAATGCACCTCTGAGAATTCTATCGCAGTTTTATCCAGTTTACCTCCGACATAATCCTCCCCTTTATACCTGTCGGGATTCTTCGGAAATATCCGGCTCGTCATATACTGTGACCCGGGAATACAGGACCCCTGGTCAAAAAAGAGGCTGTCATCAAAAAACTTAACAAGCTTTCCTATTATTTCACTTTTGAACTGCCGTTTGTAACTTTTCGATACAATATAATATACCAATGCAAATATTGCCGCACCGATTAGAACGGGAATAAACACAAAATAGAGGCCTGAGTTCCCGGCAGAAGCAAGAATTATGAGACAAATGACAAGCACCATAACTGCTGTCACTGCTCCGGATATTCCTACAACACTGACAATCTTTTTACGCTGCCTCTCCAGAGGAAGGAGAGATATATACAGTTTTTCCCTATAGAATATTTTTAACTCTTCAATACTTTTCATTTTTTCCACTGCTCCGCGACATTAATATTCTCCCTGCCTTTTTCCGTAATAGAAAAATAGTCACCTTCTTTAAATCCGAGAAGACCGGCGAGAATATTGAACGGGAACAGCATAACCGCATTATTATAATCATTTACCGAGGCGTTATAGGCGCGCCTTTCGGCGGAAATTTGTTCCTCCACTTCATTAAGAGTTTTTTGCAGGTGCATAAAATTATTACTTGCTTTTAACTCGGGATAACTTTCGGAAACAGCCATTATGCTTTTTAGAGTATTTCCCATTTCATTATCAATTCCTTCTTTTTCTTTTCCGCTTTTTTGTCCGGAGATTGCCGCAGACCTCAGTTTTGCTATCTCGGTTAAGAGCGCGCTCTCATGCTTTACATAACCCTTTACCGCTTCAACGAGATTTGGTATCAAATCATACCGCTTTTTCAAAAGCGCATCAATCGAGGCAAAAGCATTTTTCACCTGGTTCCGTTTTGTAATCAAAAGATTAAAAATAAAAACAACTGCGACAAACAGAAGGCACAGCCCGATTATAAAATAATTACCCATTTAACCCCCATGCTATGGCACAAGCATTAAGAATAACCCTTTGAAAGACTGGCGGGTGGTTTAATAAATTCTTTATTGTTTAGAAACTATCTCTCCCTGTCAAAAGTTGTCTCTTTTTTTTCAGGAATGAATTCTTCATACTTTACTTCATATTTATAATTGGAAGGCATTATTTCCCCTTCATAAACTATATTAAATTCCTTTTCCGCCTTTGAATAAATGGATTCGTTAAATTTATATGTTTTGAGAAGCGCTTCGTTATTTTTACCGGTCAAAAGAGAGTAGTAGACCGTCACGTCCCTGATAGAAAGCATTTTACCGTTTCTTATCCTGGCCTTGACTTCCAGCGAACCCGGTTTTTTTAAAAATCTGCATTTTGCCACTTCGACCTCTTCGCCTGCAGTAAAACTACCGTACTCGATATCCCCAAAATCATATTGTTTATCTTTGGCCTGAAACGAATCGACTAATACTTTTTCTTCCTTCAGTACCGAGTATTTTATTAACACCTGATAGCTTGTATAATCGGGAAGATTATTTATCTTAATATTATAGGTCTTTGTTTTGCCTTTCCCTATTTTACCGTCTTCAAGCAAAACATCCTTTTCCTTCATAAGTTTTCTTTCAACATTAAGAAACTTTATATTAAGGGTTAAATCTCCGGCATCTGATTCACCGCTGTTTCTCACTATGCATTTAAGATACCCATTCTCATCTATATATTGGCTTAAAATGGTTATTACCGCTTCGTCTTTTTTTTCACCGTCCTGCTGCGGAGGGTTAAACAGGTCTGAACCGTGGAAAATAATCTCTTTTTTTCCTTTTTTATCGGAGTAATTTATCTTTAGATCATAGACTTCAAAATAAGGACAACCTTTTATATTTATATTAAAATCTTTTTTTGAATTTACATATATATACGGCAGGATAACAGGGTCGGACTCTTTTAAAACTTTCAAATCCCTGTCAAGAACTACAAGCTTTATACTGACATCCCGGAAACTGCTTTCGAAATTACTTCCAATACTGCCGCTAAAAAATACCTGATGTTCAAGTCTTGATCTTGCTACAGATATATTGGATACCTCTATACCGGCTTCACAGAAATTATTAGCCTCAAGGAATATAAATAATAGTATAAACAATTTTTTCATCAGACACTTCTTTCTTGTAACTTTAAAATTTCAGGGCGAATGCTACTCGGACACAAATGAAATATTCTTAATTCCGCTCTTTGCGCATAAATTCAAAACATCAATGACTTCCTGATAAAACACTGAGTCTCTTCCTTTTATGGATACAGATACGGTATCTGCAACAAGTGAAAGACCTTCTAATGTTCCCGCAAACACGCTAAGATCCTGCTCTTCATCATTAACTATCAGTTTTCCTTTTCCGACAACTTCAACATTCATAGCGGTAAAAGCATCCGTATCAGCCGCAGATTCCTGAATAATAGGCAATACAGCATCAAGTTTCAGCTCATCTTTAACCAGTTTGCCAAAAGTCATGTAAAATATCAGGAGCATGAGTATTGTATCAATGAGAGGGATTAATTCTATCCTGCCTTTTTTCAAAGCTCTTCTGGCTATTCTCACGTTTACTCCTTTTTACTCACTCTCTAAAGTCGCAAAAGTAATATTTGATATTCTGTTTCTGGAGCATAACCCCAGTATCTTTGATATTTCCCTGTACTGAAGCTTGGTATCCCCTCTGACCGCTATTGACATTTTCGGATTCTGCTTCATGTAACCGTTTATAAGTTTTTCCAGGGAATCCAGATCATATTTTTCTTTATTGACCAGGATCTGACCTGAAACAGGAATATTAATAATTAACGCATCGGGAGCTTTTTTCCACTTACTGGCCTCTGCAGCAACCGGAAGCTTAACGCCATACTCAAGCTCCATTTCGGCAAATGTCGAAAAACTCATATAAAAGATCAGAAGTATCAGCATTGAGTCAATCATAGGGATCAACTCTACTCTGCCTTTTTTTACAGGTCTCCTCTCAAATCTCATTAGCACTCCTTAGTTTTATTGTACAGGATTCGCGCTTGCTTCTCCTGTGCTTTCCGGTTGTTTTCCTGCTTCTACTTTGAACTCCTCTAATCTTAAAAGAAGCAAGGTAACATTTTTTTCAATACTCATCAGGATCTGTTCTTTTCTTCCGTTTAATAAATTATAGCAAAACAAAGACGGGATAGCTACTGCAAGTCCACCGGCTGTGTTTATCAGAGCTTCAGCGATACCGCCTGCCAAAAGCTCAGGTTTACCCATACCGACAGAAGCAACGACGTTAAACG
The window above is part of the Candidatus Firestonebacteria bacterium RIFOXYD2_FULL_39_29 genome. Proteins encoded here:
- a CDS encoding site-specific tyrosine recombinase XerD; the encoded protein is MLELVPEFLMYLSTERRYPVSTVSSYKNDINQFLLFIEKKGIGDAAKITKHDILDYFSSVKEKYDPSSSARKLSAIKTFFKFLSLEKKMEENPAAELESPRLMKKLPDVLSEQEIVRLLESVNQKDKDDLRDRALLELMYATGMRISEVSNLKIYDYDTVAQYIRCMGKGSKERIVPVGKVAADWVDEYIGKIRIELVEKTSSSSGELFLNKRGKKFSRVWLWKIIVKRAAAAGIAKHVTPHTLRHSFATHLLTHGADLRSVQEMLGHSSISTTQIYTHVDRSRLREVHKKYHPRP
- a CDS encoding LemA family protein; its protein translation is MGNYFIIGLCLLFVAVVFIFNLLITKRNQVKNAFASIDALLKKRYDLIPNLVEAVKGYVKHESALLTEIAKLRSAAISGQKSGKEKEGIDNEMGNTLKSIMAVSESYPELKASNNFMHLQKTLNEVEEQISAERRAYNASVNDYNNAVMLFPFNILAGLLGFKEGDYFSITEKGRENINVAEQWKK